Genomic DNA from Diorhabda carinulata isolate Delta chromosome 10, icDioCari1.1, whole genome shotgun sequence:
GCTTAGGACTAATTAGTTTGGACTAGGCTATACTAGTTAATCCTATCGCATATTTGATGAACTAGTTTAGCCTAGACAAAACTAGTTTGTCCTGATATCGGGTTTTGCCGGTAATCTTCACAATATTATGTCATtcaatcaacagaaaaaattcaaaatccatCCGGTTGTCGATCACTTTCCTTAATGCAAAGTTAATTGTTTATGGAGCGGTTAAGCCTTAATGCAAAGATTATATCGGTTTACTTTTCAATCTAAGAGAAAACAACGCATTCGATAAATATTTAGCACGAAATCTGAAAGCAGTAGCGGTCTCTATGATTACAAATTAGAATTATTGACAGTCAACtttaacaaatttaacaaacaatttCTGTAATCGTATTTACAGATTTCTATATGATATTAAACGCTACCGACTTCTGTTTGTCTTCATAATCTCTATTATATCGGAAAGAGGGATGAGGTTGTAATAGTAAGATTTATACATGAAGGGTAAAGGTAAGGAAAACTATCTTTTGTGTGAAAAGTGTCTGTACTAACTGTCGAAACTTTAAGATGGCGCTACTGTTTCAAAATACGGAAATTTATACGGATGGTAAAGGTGCCATTTTCAAACCATCTCTTCGCTTACCTATTTAGAAAATGGCtttgagttaatttttttctatcacttAATATATTCACCATTACATTTCTTGTACTTTCTTATACTACTttacttacatttttttctcaaaccgtCCCctcttttaacttttttttctatctgCTCAATATTCGCcttcaaatttgatttataattataaataataatgcaGAATTGCGTGCATTTTTCTAACTAGATAACTGCTGATACATATTGTCCATCGTTTTCCCAGATTCCAATTATTGACCAATATTGTGCCCACGATCGACAATAACTGACTTATTGGAGCATAACTATTGAAGAGAATTTCTTCTCGAAGTCAGAGAAGTTGTTGCTTGAGTTTGTCGATTCTTATTTGAGGTAACTAGCGACAAACTCCCACTGAAAAGTATGTTTTCCATCGAATAGCTTTCCTAAACTACAGTTGACGTCTGAATTTGACTCTGTTTGTTTGTTGAACAGCTGGGTTACGGAGAATTGCCaatccattccgattgaggcaCCTTCAAAACATGTAATATGAACGcttcaaccgcttcttcagcaCGTTATGTTTGATCTGTGAGAATAAGATGAAATCATTGGTTATCAACAAGAAcacatcaattcgatgttttgaatgttcaaaaactgatgtgtgagagctggcattgtcgtggtggagaatgattcgtcttctgcgattggctTCCCTGTTTTTCAGGAACACTTCTGCtaaacaaatgctgatgtaccaTTTAGAATTAACCGGTCCTCGTTGCTCTAACTAATGGAACgctggcgacatgtccagttattctaaaaaacaagcgaccatttgcttcgaactGCTTCGTGCGCGATAACACTTTTCTTGCCTTCTTTAAAGCAAATTATCTAATTAAATCAGTAACATCTATACTGGAACAAATATCTTCGTATTGCTGCCCCGTGTTAGTGCCACCGGAGTGCCATGCACCCCTTCAACCCCCGGCACGGCTCGGCTCtgggcacaacagccgattttggacgactttcCCGAAATTTATGCTGTAGTAAAGTGCATTTTTTATCGAATTGCTTCCCTAAACTACAGTTGATGACTGTATTGACTATATTTGTTTGTTGAACAACTGGGTTGCGGAGAGTCACTATTTCTTTCTAATATGTACGTGTTGTTTTTCTGTTAACTGAGGTAAGCATATCCTACAATtgaattaaaaggaaaaatctCAAATGTTTTGAAGCTATATACTAAATTATTAGCTATAGAGAATTTTAGCCAGATTTCACGacaatctaaatattttcttgttaaacTGCATTTTCTTCTAGATGtattaaaatcttgaaatagcTCTGTATAGGGATTGCAGGTAGTGTGCTGTATGACTGAGtgaagacaataaaattttatcatcttcTTCATCAGATACAGTAATTTGCTACGTTGGTTTATCAACAATTCCACCTATTAAAATGCTTCTTTTGAGTGTAGATCAAGGAAAGTTGAAATGTTGGGATTGATTGATATATTAGCCTTCGTGTAATGTTTCAACTATACAATTTTTCGCTTCCAAACGTTTattggtaataataataaatcattaacgattaatttttattgaataatgttattttacatttataaaatttaatttctaaaatacATTATGACTATTCAATTTTTGACTAGTGCGGTTATTTGTTCAgttaacaataaatttgaagtttatttaagatacaaaaataatattatctttTAGTGAGAAACAAGATATATTCTAATTTTCAGTTTGCGGTAACAACGAAAAACTATTAAGGCGTGGTAACATTTATATTCAGAATGTAGtcaaaacaattattgaatCATACTTGGACACCTCtttgattggaaaaaaaatgtaaaaaaattagatagGGAATAATTGTGATCCTTAAAGACAACAACTAATAAAGGATAACAGCTTTGGAGAGAAATTGAATGATCAGAAAACCTCGCCGGGAAATATTTTGTGAACGCTGTGAACTTATAGTGTCATATAAAGTTTTGGGGTGTTATAtgtctaaaaatttaaattcttgaCTCTAGTTTGGATTGTGTAAGTGACGAACAAGGCGAGAGGTTCCATCAGGACATTTCTTTAATGGAGAAGCGCCATGAAGAGAAATGAAGTCGAGGAATGCTAGTAGGCTATTGTTGGAGACTTTCTAGAAGCCAAATATTCAtcattatatacaaaataatatatgtttTGATGTGACAAGCAAACCTGTTTTGTGGCTCTGTACACTCAAAAATTGATATGTTTTCATTTAACCAGCATACtcagaaaattgataaaattccaACCCATTCATTTCAACTAAATTTATACTAgaagataattttcaatcaatggCTTAAGCCATCAATATCTTGTTTCTCACTATACTTATAAGGTATTTGCTAAGCAATTCACTTTACAGGTACAAGCAGACACAGTATCGactagtttttttcataatatcaaaatgatATCATCGGAAATACATTTTGTTAATCACCATTGAATTCTATTGTAGGTTGTTTCTTATATatgagattttattatattatatggaCGTATTTGAATGTGTTGTATACTGatagattaaataaaatgttgaattttgatattgGCTGACAAGAAACGACTTTCAAGTGCCCTCTAGATGCTCAATTAAATTGACAATCAGTCTCATTGATGTATTGATTGGAAACGATTGATGACTTGACAGCGATTGAAGAATATTTGATTGAAGCACATTCAGGGGTCCGATTGACGGCAGCAATTGATCGTCAAATCTAACGATTGACAATCGTTCGGCCATGATAATGAGTACCCCGATGAGCTTCACGTACTTCGAAAACATGGCGGATAAAGAACGGGTGATGCTTTCAATAGCGTTTTAtcataatacaaatatttaggGGAGAATAAACGTTAATATGCATGAAccatatgtaatactcctatttcgacagtttctataagtgaaaggtgttccgactaagtgaaacaaatagtgtatcgttctctctTTCCTCCGCGGGCTTCAATAAGTTCTGCGCGTCTTTTGCACGCATGAAGCATGCACAGTAtggataaagtgtctcgaacgaaagagaaaatgaatactATCGGCACCATAGcgtagagacgttttttcccTTAAAAACTGCCTATATAGGAGTAGTAAATATATGGCATGAACGTACTAATGCTGTAAGCTGACATGTTTATCTTAGTTTCGgcggtaaatttgaaaaaacggTATACTGCAGACTTTGGACGTTACTCGTTATAACACTATAACACATTTATTTGGTCCGTACAtcaagaaaacttttttagtgTGTAATAGCTCCTACCACTCTTCTGACAAAGTATCGTCATTTCAACAACTgtaagaaaaatgtattttcatttatGATAAATACACCAACACAACTGCGATGATAGCTGTCGCATAATCACTGTTTCAacctaaaattataaacattaaatattggtattatttattttagcacTACTTTATGAAAACAACAACTTTTGGGAGGAAATAcctatttcaacataatttttgagaaaacgTGTTCATTTTGATACAcctttgtcaaaaattcatGACGCTGTACCTTATGTAAAGATCAAAATGGATGCGCACATCCATTTGCGATCATCCACAGCCGTGGAAAGTAAAATCTAAagattttatgaataaaaattgttttacaaaaaacacCTTGTACTtcagttcagctgattgttatATGTAATATCTCGCACACATTATCGCTTTTGTGCCAATTTTATTGCGTGCAATctctagggagaaatctagttacttttagcTTAACAACCAACCTGTCTATCAGGCTCGAAAATCAAGACAGCAGCAGATTTGACAGTTCtccactgaccacttttttACTTCGTCACTCGTTTTGTTATTCTCATTTTTAGCCGGCTACggaatattgaacaaaaactgaggttaggaaattgtttaattttactAATAGAATTTTAGTTAGTGGTATCCATAATGCATGAAATTGcttgcaatttcttgcacgttgtcttgcaccatgtcaagcggccttaagaaACCATACTCTTCATAAACAATAGGCTCGAGAGCAGCTGGCGATTGATAAAACATTGAAGTGTTCATTGGAGCCTTATTAATCGCgattataatttaattgatcGTTTCGAAGGCACTTTAGTCTTTTATAACCTAATTATATTATGTTTTCTCAAAGGAATAatcattatttgttattgtgTCAGTTCGATAAAGTGTGTTTAACGACATATTGAGACATATTTATTACGTCAACTGCTTATTAATTAACTAAACTAAATGTATTGAACTACTTATGAAAATGAGTAAAACTAAAGCTAACggatataatttattaacagaatttttaggtttttgCAACCCGAGTTGATTTGGTTCATCTACTTCATTACTTATTTGATTACCAGCTGCGGGATACCACGTTTCCGAAGTCACTTCCTGTGTGCTCCAAGATGGAGAAAAATTTCTCCTCGTAGTTGAAATTGTACCTTGAacaaattcaatatcaaaacttaagttaAATCTAAAACATTCCAATTTAGTTACTTGGACTGGTACTTCCTTGTCTGGTACTCCATGCTAAAGAGCTACCCCAATCCGGCCTAGTTGATTTCGTTGAAGAAACATCGGGAAACATTTGGACGGTATTAGCTGGTAACGCTGAACTTCCTTCACTCCAACTAGCTCTTCCATATATTCCTGGACGAGTTCTAGACCCTAAGAAATCGTTAGTACTATATGTTGAATAACTTGGACTGGTAGGGGAGCTTGAGAAGCTCCAAGGAAAAGTAGAaggaaattttggtgatgaaaatGGTGCTCTAGAAGGACTAAATGGAACTTTCGTTGGGCCGATACTACTTGGAAAATCTTCCTTTGGTCTTAAATCTTGAAACGTGCTCCAAGGTTGAGCCTCACTAGATGAAGTTGATATCACCATAGAATCAGTTCGATCTGCGTAAGGGTCTGTAAGGTGGATTGTGCAGTCTCCAGAATTAGGactaaaatttaaattattcacgTTTCGACTGTCTAACAAACTTACTTATTGTACAAATACTTACATATAGTTGACACATTGCTCTTGTAGAAATCGTAGAGCTTTATCTATTATCTGAGTGGCAAACCGAGTAGCTGGACCATCAGCCATACCCCTATCACAGAGTCTTCTAGTTTCTCGGTAAACGCACTGCTTAAATCTGTCGTGTGAACTATAAAATCAATATATGTTACGATTAATGATCATTATACATGAACCTGGTCGTTAGAAGTGGCTCTGATctatcaaaatttgtaaatgtgctactaaatatatatttcaaatcataGATATTGACATACAAAAGAACTCATGTATCATATACACCAAAACACAATTCAAACACGCTGTGTGACCGTATTAAAGTGATATTTACCTAGGTACCAGATTAAAATGGTTATACCTAggtaataataccaaaattcATGGCAAAAGTGATAAGTACAGAGTCTGTTAAAAGGGTATCTAAAATTGATGAAGTGGGCAGAGATTTTGTATACTAGGATTAGAAAATATGCAGACAACTTCATGAAAGATTCAATCTGTAGACTGTAGAATCTATGTAGGTGGCGAGACAATTGAAGAGATTTGACTATTTTCCGAAGAAACCACACTACAATGTTAgtaaagtttataattattggatttatatgaaaaatgatgagTTGATAAGTTTTGTTACTCTAAAGGTAAAGGTTAGATTGTATACCTCAAAAGAGAGGTATACAATCTTGATTGAAACGTAACTGCACATGTAGCTTTTCAACCAATATTTAACCGCATCATGCAATAGTAGTAGAAGATTTCGAAAGTATCACGTATTTGTCACGACCCTCATCATGATAGAGACCAATCACGAAGATTCTTGAATGCTCATCAACTAACTCCACGGGCATTCCAAGAATTCAGACAGCCTTTGTTCCGTTTTTGAAGAGTCTAGACTCTTTCATCAACAGTATTGAGAGTGAGCTTAGGTCTTGTTTACCTGAAATAAAGCTAATTCATTATGTTAACTAATACTGACCAACATAATGTAGATTTCGAAATGATATCGCCTTGTTCCACTTGATCCACCAACAGGTTATATTGAGGTCCGCAATGTAATCTTTGTACAATAGTTCCCTTGATACATGGAGCATATCGAAGATATTCTAcgataaataatgattattttgaatgatgaatcgttaaaaatctaaattttcacCTTTTTGATAACTGGGTTGGGTACACATTTCATGTACGCTCTCAATGGGACTTTCCACTGCTCTGttaaattgttttctttgttgttcGGTGAAGCACTCATCCGTATACGTTTTCAAACAATCCACAAATCGATTCCAAGTATTACAAACTTGATCGATGTCATTAAGATTATCGGGAAAAACTAGATGTACTTCCTTCACCAAAGGATCTGCAATCCTTACGCATCTATTGTATTCTGTTCTGGAACAATCCAGTTTTGCAGTTACCAATAATGGTAAAAGAGTCGGCAGTAACGCACGCCacattttctgaaataaatataaaaattttagtttatagTTAGGAACAGAAAGATTCTATTATCAATTTTGTATCTAGACATTTTTCCttcatcaattttcaattaCTACTACCACTATAACTGAGAAAGGAGAAGCATTTTTGAACCTTGGTAGTCTCTTTGCAAACTCTGCAAACTCCTTTCGCCTCTCGTGTGCCCAGTTGATAATACTCCGCCAAAGATATCGATAAAAGCAGCAAAAATAACTTTAGATTTGTTGccggaaaatttaaaaaaaatacgaattagCTTACGAGAAATTGATGGAATggagaagaaatacaaaaaaaaatctttttcggaAACTGTATTTTTGGTACACTTTGAAGAGAAAACTTTAAAGGCGTCTACACTTTGGTCACAATATTCAATGTTGCAAAGTagtatcaatataaaaaataacattgatatatcCAAGTATCAGAAATTacgtaaatttttgaaaagaaagtcCTACAATTTCGTCcccaaaaaatcaaacatattgACCAATTGCAAAGAATTTTAAACGAAGCTCCAGACAAGGAATATCtactaataaaagaaaatttatttaggaggaagtatttttagattttaatttaattttttcttgagtTAACATAATCCTAGTTAGTGGGTTTTTCAGTAGAtaaaaagaatcaaataatcattaaaaattctatatcAAATTGTGGTAGATAGATATTTGTACTTTTAaccatcttcttctttttccttcttGTATGATAGGTTTAAAAtctgtttcttcttcagtttcagcCTCCTGGATCCAGATTGTCACACCATCTCTTTCTCGGTCGACCAATACTTCTTCTGCCTGTTGGAGATTTATCCCTTGCGATACACACTAGTCTTTCGCTTGTCATTCTGCTTAGTTATATCGGGTCTTGTCTCTGCTGTGTATGTCATTATAGGTCTAATTGTTGTTTTACATATTCtgctttttgtttattttctaagatgttaatttttccaaatagtgTTGTTGAGGCATTCTGCTACTTTATTCGTTTTGACGACCTACTGTCGCACCTCATAGctctttatttctatttctaaatatctaaattttagtACCTGTTGTATCACATGACCATCAAATCAAATTGATGGTTATACTCTCAACCAATACATTTAAATCAATGGTCAATGGTGCAGTGGATGTGGTGGTGTCTGCTTGGAACAAATTCGGTAGTATGGCTAAGacaattggattttttttttaaattagagaACCCCCATTTATACACAGGTCACTGTTTCAGACGTTCTTCGGCAACAATTTTGGTAAATGCAGGAGGGGACATATTAATCTTAAAGCACCATGGAGAATGGCAATCCAATACCCTAACAGAAGAATACGTCGAAGAGtctattaagaataaaattaacgttgaaaataattaaatattattttggtttcactaatcataaaaataaacttttactcTTTCAATTTGTGCAGTTGTAGAAAATGTGTATAATGTGCAACATGTGGGAAAAGTACTTTTCTCACGAGTGTCGCAAACACACGAACTGAACTTTTCCCGCTTGTTGCACAAATACtattttgttcatatttgatatttttgtgaaaacagTTATGAAACATCTGGGTATATATTCCGTTTCTTGTTGATTTTCTCGAACAGCACTAAAACAATTTTACCCAAATTCATATGGGACTATCTCTGACTTATGATCtaccaaacaaaaaaatcatctgaATCGATTCATAATTGGTAGATTACTCGCCTCCTTTTTGTCAAGTTAATTGCTTTAGTAGTAAATATATGACCTATATAAAAGTGGCATTAACAACAAAGCGAATTTCTACCTAAATATGCAAATGCAAACGATTTGTCTACCAAAACTAGGTTAACATTGATTACAGAAAAGTCCAGGAGTCATAGATTTTCCTCGAATCAGTTAAGATATATTGTTTCCTTTTCCGTTACGCTCCATGCGTGACTACAAGTTAGTCATACTTATCTAAAATAACACTTCAAACAAAAAACTTATAagttttagattatttttacgAAGAATagacattttcaataaatataagtaTAGTATAAGGACCAGTCAACAAAAATCATTGCTTCTCAGCGATACCTGATtcctaatttcaattttcagcagattttctataaatttcttatGAATTTAATCTAGGTTTCCCTTTTGTTTCTATTAACgctattaatataaatatttttcttccttttaaAGAAGAAATCACCTGAATGATACTCCACTTTGATATGAGCTAAAGAGAAGGTAAAAGTTATGTAACAAGAGTATTTGATGTCCTGTTAGGTCTCATCTAAAAAAGCTCCTTCAAACTCTAAATTCCCAAAGCTTTTATTCAAGAGAACAGTAATAATGTGTATGATTTGGGATGAAACTAAAACCAATCAAGGAGAAATAATCCTGAAAACATGTTTGAAACTCAATAATATGGACTAGAAGCTGCAGTGGAAAGAATATCAACGTGATTTTCATGTACTACGGGTTCTAGGTATGTTTTCACACTGAAAGAAGATCTGTTTGCTACACATACGCACTAAAGATAAATTCAAGGCTACATGTTTCGGAATTATCCATTTGTTGTAAGAAGACGTTTCATTTTAATCATATGCATACACAACAGTTTGATAAAGGAGATACCATGTCAAACTACAAGACTAGTTTCACTGAAGGAACATTCAACAAGTCAAACTCATGATTAAAGCAGCGAGAGAACGGGATAGTTGTGATGATACAATCATTTCattgagataaaaaaaaaacgagagaAGTTATGAGAAATACAGAGAAAGGCAGATCCTTATCTGAAAATATCGGACGTAGGGAAAA
This window encodes:
- the LOC130898444 gene encoding uncharacterized protein LOC130898444 codes for the protein MWRALLPTLLPLLVTAKLDCSRTEYNRCVRIADPLVKEVHLVFPDNLNDIDQVCNTWNRFVDCLKTYTDECFTEQQRKQFNRAVESPIESVHEMCTQPSYQKEYLRYAPCIKGTIVQRLHCGPQYNLLVDQVEQGDIISKSTLCCSHDRFKQCVYRETRRLCDRGMADGPATRFATQIIDKALRFLQEQCVNYIPNSGDCTIHLTDPYADRTDSMVISTSSSEAQPWSTFQDLRPKEDFPSSIGPTKVPFSPSRAPFSSPKFPSTFPWSFSSSPTSPSYSTYSTNDFLGSRTRPGIYGRASWSEGSSALPANTVQMFPDVSSTKSTRPDWGSSLAWSTRQGSTSPSTISTTRRNFSPSWSTQEVTSETWYPAAGNQISNEVDEPNQLGLQKPKNSVNKLYPLALVLLIFISSSIHLV